One Purpureocillium takamizusanense chromosome 1, complete sequence genomic window carries:
- a CDS encoding uncharacterized protein (EggNog:ENOG503NVQ4~COG:S), whose amino-acid sequence MLQSASCSTLNRASCSIITKLFFRPATRQLHITTTLTHQPKRRLATTAIIMAPNKTLIYKQIPSGLPKPGKDLVVESRDTDLETAPKGGLIVQIQYASFDPYLRGKMRDPKIKSYSPAFEANNPIVNATVSRVLKSDNPNFKEGDFVVGATPIAEYARIENPAAPLITKINNEHNLDLGIFLGPLGMPGLTAWSSLHKIGQPKKGETIFISSAAGAVGQVVGQVAKREGLTVIGSVGSDDKLDFITKDLGFDAGFNYKKEKPLDALRRLAPNGIDIYYENVGGEHLEAALDVMNPGGRIVACGMISEYNAKPEERYGIKNLMYIVTKQILFQGFIVGKPGFGPAYYKEHQETLSKWLADGSVKAKLDISEGIDNAAEALVGMLQGKNFGKAVLKI is encoded by the exons ATGCTTCAGTCTGCTTCTTGTTCGACGTTGAACCGTGCATCTTGCTCAATCATAACCAAGCTCTTCTTCCGTCCTGCAACAAGACAGCTTCatatcaccaccaccctcactCACCAACCAAAGCGACGACTCGCCACAACAGCTATCATCATGGCTCCCAACAAGACCCTCATCTACAAGCAAATCCCTTCGGGGCTCCCCAAGCCCGGCAAGGACCTCGTGGTCGAGTCGCGCGACACTGATCTCGAGACGGCCCCCAAGGGCGGCCTCATCGTCCAGATCCAGTATGCTTCGTTCGACCCGTATCTGCGCGGCAAGATGCGCGACCCCAAGATCAAGTCCTACTCGCCCGCCTTCGAGGCCAACAACCCCATCGTCAATGCCACCGTCTCGCGCGTCCTCAAGAGCGACAACCCCAACTTCAAGGAGGGCGactttgtcgtcggcgccaccCCCATCGCCGAGTACGCCCGCATCGAgaaccccgccgcccccctgATCACCAAGATCAATAACGAGCAcaacctcgacctcggcatCTTCCTCGGCCCCCTGGGCATGCCCGGCCTGACCGCCTGGTCCAGCCTGCACAAGATTGGCCAGCCCAAGAAGGGCGAGACCATCTTCAtcagctccgccgccggcgccgtcggccaggtcgtcggccaggtcgCCAAGCGCGAGGGCCTCACCGTCATCGGCTCCGTCGGCTCCGACGACAAGCTCGACTTCATCACCAAGGACCTCGGCTTCGATGCCGGCTTCAACTAcaagaaggagaagcccctcgacgccctgcgcaGGCTCGCCCCCAACGGCATCGACATTTACTACGAGaacgtcggcggcgagcacctcgaggccgcccttgaTGTAATGAACCCGGGCGGCCGCATTGTTGCCTGCGGAATG ATTAGCGAGTACAACGCAAAGCCCGAGGAGAGATACGGCATCAAGAACCTCATGTACATTGTCACCAAGCAGATCCTGTTCCAGGGCTTCATCGTCGGCAAGCCCGGCTTCGGACCCGCCTACTATAAGGAGCACCAGGAGACGCTGTCCAAGTGGCTCGCCGACGGTAGCGTCAAGGCGAAGCTGGACATTTCCGAGGGCATTGATAACGCTGCCGAGGCGCTTGTTGGTATGCTCCAGGGCAAGAACTTTGGCAAGGCCGTCTTGAAGATTTGA
- a CDS encoding uncharacterized protein (COG:S~EggNog:ENOG503PAR8) — translation MMKILILGGTSFVGRHVAEEALRRGHDVTVFNRGLSAAPDGAAAIVGDRLAKGGYANLDGHSFDAVVDTWATDPAAVESAVAALRGRVKHYIYVSTISVYNFEGAPRPFAESTPLFDPEKTEVQYFKDKVRGERFALQSGVPTALIRPGVILGPFENIWRLPWWLTRMARGGKTLAPGPRDMQLQFIDARDLARFVVVDVAERRLDGAYNLVSEMAHISMGDFLETANSVAGGGKAELCWLGMDKVKEAGIGDWVEMPMWVARPEAKDRPAYQVDVSRAMEAGLKIRPAKETIADTWEWLKSLDDDGLPAGIKVGLDPDKEKRALDTYCTL, via the coding sequence ATGATGAAGATACTCATTCTCGGAGGCACCAGTTTCGTCGGTCGCCACGTCGCAGAGGAAGCCCTCAGGAGGGGTCACGATGTGACGGTCTTCAACCGCGGCCTCTCGGCCGCAcccgatggcgccgcggccattgTCGGCGATCGTTTGGCCAAAGGGGGATACGCGAACCTCGACGGCCATTCCTTCGACGCCGTTGTCGATACCTGGGCGACTGACCCGGCAGCCGTCGagtcggccgtggcggctCTCCGCGGCCGGGTCAAGCATTACATCTACGTCTCGACCATAAGCGTGTACAACTTTGAAGGCGCCCCGCGGCCTTTCGCGGAGAGCACGCCGCTGTTTGACCCCGAAAAGACAGAGGTGCAGTACTTCAAGGACAAGGTGCGCGGGGAGCGCTTCGCCCTGCAGTCGGGCGTTCCGACCGCGCTGATCCGGCCCGGCGTCATCCTCGGGCCGTTTGAGAACATCTGGCGGCTTCCGTGGTGGCTCACCCGCATGGCCAGGGGGGGCAAGACGCTCGCGCCCGGGCCAAGGGACATGCAGCTGCAGTTCATCGACGCGAGGGACCTGGCccgcttcgtcgtcgtcgacgtcgcggagCGGAGACTCGACGGCGCCTACAACCTCGTCTCCGAGATGGCGCACATCTCCATGGGCGACTTCCTCGAGACGGCCAACAgcgttgccggcggcggaaagGCGGAGCTGTGCTGGCTGGGCAtggacaaggtcaaggaggccggCATCGGGGACTGGGTCGAGATGCCCATGTGGGTTGCGCggcccgaggccaaggaccgCCCCGCGTACCAGGTGGACGTGAGCagggcgatggaggcgggcTTGAAGATTCGCCCGGCGAAGGAGACGATTGCGGATACGTGGGAGTGGTTAAAGTccctggacgacgacgggttgCCTGCGGGTATCAAGGTCGGGCTGGATccggacaaggagaagcgGGCACTTGACACGTATTGCACTCTGTGA
- a CDS encoding uncharacterized protein (COG:S~EggNog:ENOG503NUNI~TransMembrane:10 (i38-57o63-84i91-110o116-135i156-177o197-214i305-328o348-367i387-405o461-484i)) translates to MASARGALQWTCRELGLTSVWVTGRDAWLVILGRTCRMFAFGAISLIIALFMSSLNYSDFKIGLFMTLTLVGDVILSLLTALVADRTGRRRILILGGALMVFSGLVFVYFENYWILLFGAVVGVISATGGDFGPFRSIEESTLSHLTEPSTRADVLSWYVTISTMSSAVGTEVAGRMVHVLQEWRGGTVTEAYHDMFWIYAAMGVTSLICALLMSDKCESPDLMADTDDKSPDADPLLGPAEHDRINGYQGDAIAQGNGRDRSDSVQLDADQQQRRLRPASPVGRDEPRRNGLFSRFSQISKESLVVSIKIWILLAIDSLADGMVSYALTNYYLARKFSLDESVLGDIMSISYVLMAVSSMFAGPLARHLGLINTMVFTHLPSSTAVLLFPIPQSVSLTVVLLFIRTGLNNMDQGPRAAFIAAVVKPEERTAVMGITGMLRTLASTVGPSLTGWLAGTDRFWIAFVIAGALRIGYDLGLFVIFVNMKLHAHELPEEHEQSDEEAPTCSGQNGRVGNED, encoded by the coding sequence atggcgtcggcTCGCGGCGCCTTGCAATGGACATGTCGAGAACTCGGCCTCACCTCTGTGTGGGTGACTGGTCGGGACGCATggctcgtcatcctcggccgGACGTGCCGCATGTTTGCCTTTGGCGCCATCTCTCTCATCATTGCCCTCTTCATGTCGTCACTCAACTACTCCGACTTCAAGATCGGCCTGTTCATGACCCTGACtctggtcggcgacgtgaTCCTCTCGCTCCTCACCGCCCTGGTCGCCGACCgcaccggccgccgccgcatcctcatcctcggcggcgccctcatGGTCTTCTcgggcctcgtcttcgtctaCTTTGAGAACTACTGGATCCTGCTCTTCGGCGCCGTTGTCGGCGTCATCagcgccacgggcggcgactttGGGCCCTTTCGCTCCATCGAAGAGTCGACGCTGTCGCACCTCACCGAGCCCTCGACCCGTGCCGATGTCCTGTCCTGGTACGTGACCATTTCGACCATGAGCTCGGCCGTGGGCACCGAAGTCGCCGGCCGCATGGTCCACGTCCTCCAGgagtggcgcggcggcaccgtcacCGAGGCATACCATGACATGTTCTGGATCtacgccgccatgggcgtCACCTCGCTCATCTGCGCCCTCCTCATGAGCGACAAGTGCGAGTCGCCCGACTTGATGGCGGATACAGACGATAAATCCCCCGACGCGGATCCGCTTCTAGGCCCCGCGGAACACGATCGCATCAACGGCTATCAGGGAGATGCAATTGCACAAGGCAATGGCCGGGACCGATCTGATTCGGTTCAACTTGAcgcggaccagcagcagcgacgactaCGTCCCGCAAGTCCAGTCGGGCGAGATGAGCCGCGCAGGAACGGGCTCTTCAGCCGCTTCTCTCAAATATCCAAAGAGTCACTGGTCGTCTCCATCAAAATCTGGATCCTGCTCGCCATCGACTCACTGGCAGACGGCATGGTCTCGTACGCGCTGACCAACTACTACCTCGCGCGCAAGTTCAGCCTGGACGAGTCGGTCTTGGGCGACATCATGTCCATCAGCTACGTCCTCATGGCCGTCTCCTCCATGTTCGCCGGACCACTTGCCCGGCACCTAGGACTCATCAACACCATGGTATTCACGCACCTGCCATCTTCCACCGCGGTTCTGCTCTTCCCGATCCCCCAGAGCGTGTCGCTGACGGTGGTGCTCCTCTTCATCCGCACCGGCCTCAACAACATGGACCAAGGCCCCCGGGCCGCCTTCATCGCAGCCGTCGTGAAGCCCGAGGAGCGCACTgccgtcatgggcatcaCGGGCATGCTTCGAACGCTGGCGTCCACCGTCGGCCCCAGTCTGACTGGTTGGCTTGCTGGCACCGACCGGTTCTGGATTGCCTTTGTCATCGCTGGCGCCTTGCGAATTGGTTATGACCTGGGCCTATTCGTCATATTTGTGAACATGAAATTGCACGCTCATGAATTACCAGAGGAACACGAGCAGAGTGATGAGGAGGCTCCTACATGTAGCGGCCAGAATGGACGTGTTGGGAATGAAGATTAA
- a CDS encoding Taurine dioxygenase (COG:E~EggNog:ENOG503NTVZ): MTPFDPEKFHDEALTPNGIDSIFGVPDSSLSGLLSYLAANKPKPQHVVMANEGGAVALAAGHYLATRRVAMCYLQNSGLSNALNPLQSLAAKEVFGIPMLLMIGWRGKPGIKDEPQHALIGPRLLDNLRANDIPFEELPESIQQSKEAIGRLISKALAEKTPVALIVPPGAFTPYTKGATITAVGGCEKRVHVEAERWFTPESELQLSREIVVRRVLAHMKEADVSVSSLGGTSRELYMVRKERGESLSSNFFCLGAMGHSFAVANGIRLRRATGRVFCIDGDGSFVMHLGNNAVLADISQPNLVHVVVFNGVHSSTGNQPLTISREAFLAAANGLSYERKFFVDNAEALDRALGMLDGRSTLILVLANESASASLPRPSETARELKDVFMGFFS, translated from the coding sequence ATGACGCCATTCGACCCCGAGAAGTtccacgacgaggcgcttACACCCAATGGCATCGATTCAATATTCGGAGTCCCTGACTCCAGTCTCAGCGGGCTGTTGAGCTATCTGGCTGCCAATAAGCCGAAGCCACAGCACGTTGTCATGGCCAACGAGGGCGGggccgtcgcgctcgccgccggacaCTACCTCGCCACGCGCAGGGTGGCAATGTGCTATCTGCAAAACTCGGGTCTTTCTAATGCGTTGAATCCCCTCCAGAGCCTGGCTGCAAAGGAAGTGTTTGGTATTCCCATGCTGCTCATGATAGGGTGGCGCGGCAAACCAGGAATCAAAGACGAACCTCAACATGCTTTGATAGGTCCGCGTCTTTTAGACAACCTCAGAGCCAACGACATCCCTTTTGAGGAGTTGCCAGAGTCTATACAGCAGTCAAAGGAAGCAATAGGGCGGTTGATTTCAAAGGCACTAGCAGAGAAAACGCCGGTCGCACTCATCGTGCCTCCCGGAGCCTTCACCCCCTATACCAAGGGAGCGACAATCACAGCCGTAGGCGGCTGCGAGAAACGTGTTCATGTTGAAGCCGAGAGATGGTTCACCCCAGAGTCAGAGTTGCAGCTTTCCCGCGAGATCGTTGTGAGGCGCGTGCTCGCGCACATGAAAGAGGCCGATGTCTCCGTGTCGTCGCTCGGAGGGACCAGTCGAGAACTATACATGGTCCGCAAGGAGAGAGGCGAGTCTCTCTCATCAAACTTCTTTTGTCTCGGAGCCATGGGACATTCCTTTGCCGTGGCCAACGGCATCAGGCTCCGGCGTGCCACGGGGCGAGTGTTTtgcatcgacggcgacgggtcTTTTGTGATGCATTTGGGGAACAACGCCGTGTTGGCGGACATATCACAGCCTAACCTGGTGCATGTGGTGGTCTTCAACGGGGTCCATAGCTCGACGGGTAACCAGCCCCTCACGATTAGCAGAGAGGCATTTCTGGCGGCCGCCAATGGTCTCAGCTACGAACGCAAGTTCTTTGTCGACAATGCTGAAGCGCTGGATCGGGCGTTGGGCATGTTGGACGGGCGGAGCACTCTCATCTTGGTGCTGGCTAATGAATCGGCGTCAGCGAGCCTTCCGCGGCCGTCGGAGACTGCCAGAGAGTTGAAAGACGTTTTTATGGGGTTCTTCAGTTAA
- a CDS encoding uncharacterized protein (EggNog:ENOG503PCB6~COG:G), protein MTNSEAMSSSVKSALAQNRAKVRLVEAHDPSSIDLVRTTIGSDGESFHGVWVSGLTQTTYLGIPDTEMITPLERASLITYADAGRHENDESRKLCWAFDADSGGPRAEIPALVAKLSSMGISMAVIEDKEVSEPGAKVNSLAASSASQGQANMHEFSATIMAFKEAAASSADFMVTARIESFTTRKRKQDATEEMASVRAALEDALARAQAYCAAGADAIMIHSKSKKPDEILDFIRRFRVRNRHTPIVVVPTTYSTTPEDVLYNAGANVIIYANHLMRAKIKTANRVSDGILATNPGLLSAEPALGRCASLQNFGCLLAKISEMEHRNEAIIQYGKELERGAVEGMRNVLTSLLDSKTSGGADRHIIPVADLLRINGSQVTFKLGSMSWPETGVETLAATKDRRGDGPSYGQHSSGWLGAIQDAFANWLKVFFTGMNSAVPQEGKGA, encoded by the coding sequence ATGACCAATTCAGAAGCCATGTCGAGCTCTGTAAAGTCTGCACTTGCTCAGAACCGCGCCAAGGTCCGCCTCGTGGAGGCTCACGACCCTTCGTCCATTGACCTCGTGAGAACAACCATTGGCAGCGATGGCGAGTCATTCCACGGGGTCTGGGTCAGCGGCCTCACCCAGACCACATATCTGGGCATCCCCGACACCGAAATGATAACGCCCCTGGAGCGGGCCTCTCTCATTACATATGCCGACGCGGGCCGTCACGAAAACGACGAGTCCCGGAAGCTCTGCTGGGCCTTTgacgccgacagcggcggcccgAGGGCCGAGATCCCAGCTCTCGTCGCGAAGCTGTCGAGCATGGGCATCTCCATGGCGGTCATCGAGGACAAGGAAGTCTCGGAGCCTGGCGCAAAGGTCAACTCGCTCGCTGCGTCGTCCGCCTCCCAGGGGCAAGCCAATATGCACGAGTTCTCAGCGACCATCATGGCTTTcaaagaggcggcggcgtcgtctgcggACTTTATGGTCACGGCGAGGATCGAGAGCTTCACGACGCGCAAGCGGAAGCAAGATGCCACCGAGGAGATGGCgtccgtccgcgccgccctggaaGACGCCCTCGCTCGCGCGCAGGCGtactgcgccgccggtgccgacgcAATCATGATCCACAGCAAGAGCAAGAAGCCCGACGAGATCCTGGACTTTATCCGACGCTTCCGTGTCCGAAACCGCCACACACCCATCGTCgtggtgccgacgacgtACTCTACCACGCCCGAAGACGTCTTATACAACGCCGGTGCCAACGTCATCATCTATGCCAACCATTTGATGAGGGCCAAGATCAAGACGGCCAACCGGGTATCCGACGGGATCCTTGCCACTAATCCGGGACTCCTCTCGGCCGAACCCGCCCTGGGGAGATGCGCATCTTTGCAGAATTTTGGCTGTCTTTTGGCCAAGATCTCGGAAATGGAACACCGCAACGAGGCCATCATACAGTATGGCAAAGAACTCGAACGCGGGGCGGTCGAGGGCATGCGAAACGTTCTCACGAGTCTCCTGGATTCCAAGACATCGGGGGGCGCCGACAGGCACATCATCCCCGTTGCCGACCTTCTCCGTATCAACGGCTCCCAAGTCACCTTCAAGTTGGGTTCCATGTCGTGGCCCGAGACTGGCGTCGAGACCTTGGCGGCCACAAAGGAccgccgaggagacggccCCAGCTACGGCCAGCACAGCTCCGGATGGTTAGGGGCGATCCAAGATGCATTCGCAAATTGGCTCAAGGTGTTTTTCACTGGAATGAACTCGGCAGTGCCACAGGAGGGCAAGGGGGCGTAG
- the AHP1 gene encoding peroxiredoxin type-2 (COG:O~EggNog:ENOG503P4XY): MAALKAGDSFPDGVTFQYIPYAEEKEGVSSCGVPIAYDASKEFANKKVVLFSVPGAFTGTCSEKHLPGYIKNVSRFREKGVDAIACIAYNDAYVMSAWGKANQVKNDDILFLSDTNTAFSTSLGWLKGERTARYAIIIDHGKVVYAEKEPAREVTVSSAESVLAQL, translated from the exons ATGGCAGCTCTCAAAGCCGGAGACAGCTTCCCCGACGGAGTCACCTTTCAATATATACCTTATGCTGAAGAAAAGGAAGGTGTCAGCTCTTGCGGCGTTCCCATCGCGTACGATGCCTCTAAAG AGTTTGCAAACAAGAAAGTCGTCTTGTTTTCCGTCCCCGGCGCTTTCACAGGCACATGCTCCGAGAAGCATCTCCCGGGTTACATCAAGAACGTGTCCCGCTTCCGAGAGAAAGGGGTTGATGCCATTGCCTGCATCGCCTACAACGACGCATACGTCATGAGCGCCTGGGGCAAGGCGAATCAGGTCAAGAATGACGATATT CTTTTCCTATCCGACACCAACACCGCCTTCTCCACGAGTCTCGGGTGGCTCAAGGGCGAACGCACGGCTCGATACGCAATTATTATTGACCACGGCAAAGTAGTTTACGCAGAGAAGGAGCCGGCGCGAGAGGTGAcggtgtcgtcggccgagtcTGTATTGGCGCAGCTCTGA
- a CDS encoding uncharacterized protein (EggNog:ENOG503PHBR): protein MPSLLCLPDEVLIEVVRLALGLGPADGSVDTARCFNIASPEFVPGIAPWMRKRILKERAESKAPIVPLLLASRRLNKIAGSLLLSGSVFRVSDTPDLQLLLTSMGPERISRVRNVSVALYSDDDYEHDPRDDATAQKDIEEATSALGQLPSTLRSLRLELPYHWHPPFSHDRGTDARLRSAMAKFRGLRELFLDLYTHHIHIDMFTDMAADMYSDFHEWIEPPAPRFPLLRRLELQGCLTPCLGRKGLAAALSEAQLPCLEALVLDGILHDSDDEESLVFQPDALKTMHRLREFCWTPYDFNEGIRKTLGSPHSPPTRRHMEELRARHGETLRVLNIDFGERESCNGPWDLDIDQEYLDEFKAGLPNLHSVSLTMGDEE, encoded by the coding sequence ATGCCTTCGCTCCTATGCCTCCCTGACGAAGTCCTCATTGAAGTGgtccgcctcgcgctcggcctcggtccGGCAGACGGCTCAGTCGACACGGCGCGATGCTTCAACATTGCGTCCCCCGAGTTTGTGCCAGGGATCGCGCCGTGGATGAGAAAACGCATATTAAAGGAGCGCGCCGAAAGCAAGGCGCCCATCGTGCCGCTGCTTCTGGCCTCACGGCGCCTGAACAAAATCGCCGGCTCTCTCTTGTTGAGCGGATCGGTTTTCCGGGTCAGCGACACGCCGGatctgcagctgctgctgacctCCATGGGGCCTGAGAGGATTTCGCGCGTGAGGAACGTCTCGGTCGCTCTATactcggacgacgactacgagcACGAcccccgcgacgacgccacggcCCAAAAGGACATTGAAGAGGCCACGAGCGCGCTGGGCCAATTGCCGTCGACACTACGCAGCCTCCGTCTAGAATTGCCTTACCATTGGCATCCCCCGTTCTCTCACGACAGGGGCACAGACGCGCGCCTCAGgagcgccatggccaagttTCGCGGCTTGAGGGAGCTTTTCCTCGACCTCTACACTCATCATATACACATTGACATGTTCACCGACATGGCTGCCGACATGTACAGCGACTTCCACGAATGGATCGAGCCGCCGGCTCCCAGATTTCCGCTGCTCAGACGCCTCGAGCTCCAAGGGTGTCTGACGCCTTGCCTCGGACGCAAGGGCCTCGCAGCCGCTCTCTCAGAGGCACAGCTTCCGTGCCTGGAGGCGCTCGTGCTTGACGGCATACTGcacgacagcgacgacgaagaatCGCTCGTGTTCCAGCCCGATGCCCTCAAGACGATGCATCGATTGCGCGAGTTCTGCTGGACGCCGTACGATTTCAACGAGGGCATACGCAAGACGCTGGGCAGCCCgcactcgccgccgacgagacgtcACATGGAAGAGCTCAGGGCCAGGCACGGGGAGACTCTCCGCGTGCTGAACATCGACTTTGGGGAGAGAGAATCGTGCAATGGGCCGTGGGATCTAGACATTGATCAGGAGTACCTGGATGAGTTTAAGGCTGGGCTGCCAAACTTGCACAGCGTATCATTGACAATGGGCGACGAAGAATGA
- a CDS encoding uncharacterized protein (EggNog:ENOG503PEJ4) has translation MCLPRARKSTSRYHQLPSSDSLPASAYPRVVAMGAPPSSSHPPMSANNNSTMSPTPFAGPPSTSFLSAQHERLILELLPFKDSAKFQEWLNSDWVRGSWLEFHADFLGKTARTGPSSAAAPEPDKGRAAQAAKDAINSRSQKYLVYHPNKTGWTAEDHHVRFIVTVIQDNMLRSLWSESEWKKKAIDIAKAVFEVLCFLKATFYVVDQHPPSYSQ, from the coding sequence ATGTGCCTCCCACGGGCTCGCAAATCTACCTCACGCTATCACCAGTTGCCATCATCAGACTCACTCCCTGCATCTGCATATCCGCGAGTCGTGGCCATGGGCGCACCACCTTCTTCCTCACACCCTCCAATGTCCGCCAACAACAACTCCACCATGAGCCCCACGCCCTTCGCCGGGCCCCCGTCGACCTCGTTCCTGTCTGCCCAGCACGAACGCctcatcctcgagctcctccccTTCAAGGACAGCGCCAAGTTCCAGGAGTGGCTCAACAGCGACTGGGTGCGCGGCTCGTGGCTCGAGTTCCACGCCGACTTCCTCGGCAAGACGGCCCGCACAGGTCCgtcaagcgccgccgcgcccgagcccgacAAGGGACGCGCAGCGCAGGCCGCCAAAGACGCTATCAACTCGCGGTCGCAAAAGTACCTCGTCTACCACCCCAACAAGACGGGCTGGACGGCCGAGGACCACCATGTGCGCTTCATCGTGACCGTCATCCAGGATAACATGCTGCGGAGCCTGTGGTCCGAGTCGGAatggaagaagaaggccatTGACATTGCGAAGGCGGTGTTTGAGGTGCTGTGTTTCCTCAAGGCGACATTCTATGTTGTCGACCAGCATCCGCCGAGCTATTCCCAGTAG